AGTCTCAATTGGCCCTGGTTGCAGTAATGAGATCTGTATACCACTGCCATGCAGCTCCAATCGCAAGGTATCCGTCCAGCCCTCAATTGCGAATTTAGAAGCATTATAAGCACCACGATACTTCATCGCTGCAAAACCTAATACGGAACTGTTTTGTACGATTCGACCTTCGCCACGTTCGCGCATGTGCGGAAGGATCTGACAAACGAGATGATGCCAACCAAAGAAGTTGGTTTCGAATTGCTCTCTGAGCCCCTGGGTCGGTAAGTCTTCTAGCGCACCTGCTTGACCGTAAGCACCGTTATTGAATAATCCATACAATCCATTAGGTGCGAGATCAATAGCAAGCTTGGCGCCATGCTCAATACTTTCTTGGTTGGAAAGGTCTAATTGAATACAGGTGAGGCCTTCGTCTTGAAGGCGTTGAACATCTTGTGGATCACGACAAGATGCAATGACATGAAAACCACGCTTTTGAAGTGCATGAGCACATGTATAGCCAATACCTGTTGAGCAACCGGTAATAAGAATCGACTTGTTCACACTTAATCCTTTATTAGAGTCTCTATCGATCTAGGGTAAAGAATTAGTCTTGATGTTGTAACAAGTTTTTTAGTGCCGGCTCGATTCTTGAGTAACTAAAGATGAATCCCATCTCAGTGAGTTTCTTCGGTTTGGAGCGAATGCTGTCAAATAGCAGACAAGATGATTCGCCCATCAGAAGCGACATTGCCCATTTCGGGGTGAATAAGAAATGGGGGCGGCCTAATTGTTTAGCTAACGTGCTGCTGAACAGTTTGTTGGTAACAGGGTGAGGTGCACACATATTGAATTCCCCTTGAGCGTGAGGAATTGACAACAAATGGTTGATGGCTCTCACCATATCAAGCATGTGAATCCAAGGCATATACTGTTCACCTGAACCTAGTGGTCCACCGACCCCGAGTTTATAGGGCATTAACATTTTTTTGAGTGCGCCGCCATTTTCGCCAAGTACAATCCCTGTTCGTAGTAGTATCACACGCGTATTGTCTGATTGGGCTCTCTTGGCTATTTCTTCCCAGTGGGCACAGACTTTATGAGGAAAGCTTTCATCTTCTACTTGCAGTGATTCGTCAAACGGGTGCTGCTGCTGATCGCCATAGTAACCTACGGCTGAGCCGCTAATAAAAGCTTGTGGCGGGTTGCTACTGGCATGAATTAATTCGACCAGTTTTTCAGTGATGTGCCAGCGACTGTTACAGATCCTCTCTTTTTGCTCTGTACTCCAGCGTTTATCAGCAATAGGCTCGCCAGCAAGGTTGACCACTACCTCGAAGTCATTGAGATCACTGATCTCATCAAGGGATTGAATGTAATGAAGGTTGTTCTGGTTGAGGTGATTTAGATTTTGTTTCGCATTTTCAGGACTCCGCGTCAGCAATGTCACGTCGTCAGTGTTCCAACTCTTGACTAATTCAGAGCCAATAAATCCAGTACCACCAGTTAACAATATCTTCATACCAATCTCCCTATTAAACATAATTATAGACATGGCTTGTTTTTAGTCGCCAATCAATACGAAAAAATCACTATAACGATCATAAGGTTTCAATCGTGTGATGCCCAAATTACGCCTTTTTCAATTTACTCAGGGTGAAATTAAATTCATTTGGTCAAGATGTGTATCGCTATCACACTTATGCACTTTATTCGGATATGTTACCAACTGCGTAATATTTGTCACATAAGGAATTATAAGGATTTGCCATGATTATTAGTAATTCATAATCAGCAACAAGGAATTGCGATGACGGCGGTGCTTGCTTTGTTTCGATCCATGTTAGGTAGCCTTAGGGATCTATTGCCAATCGTAGCGGTAATCGCTTTCTTTCAGCTTGCTGTTCTGCAAGAGCCACTCCCTCATCTGTTGTCTATTTTGACTGGTTTAGTGCTGGTGGTATTTGGTCTGACTTTCTTCATCTTTGGCCTTGAAATGGGGTTGTTCCCGATTGGCGAATCGATGGCTCAAGCATTTGCGCGAAAGGGCAGTGTGTTCTGGTTATTGACCTTCGCTTTCTGTTTAGGATTCGGCACCACCATTGCCGAGCCCGCGTTAACCGCAGTCGCTGCCGAAGCTGCAGAAGTGGCAGCCGAGGGAGGAGTCATTCCTAATTCATTAGATGAAATGGAGCAGTATGCCGATGGCCTGCGCTTTACTGTGGCGTTGTCGGTTGGCATTGCTATTTTACTCGGCGTGTTACGAATCTTAAAAGGTTGGCCAATTCAGTACATGATCATTGGTGGTTATATTGGTGTGGTGGCGCTCACTGCTTTTGCTCCTGAAAATATTATTGGGATTGCGTACGACTCTGGGGGGGTCACAACATCGACGATCACCGTTCCTTTGGTAACAGCGTTGGGCGTTGGCTTGGCCTCGGCAATTAAAGGACGCAATCCGATGACTGATGGGTTTGGATTGATCGCGTTTGCTTCATTGTTACCAATGATGTTTGTCATGGTGTACGGAATGGTGGTGACATGATCAGTGCTCAACAATTTATCGATACCTTTTTAGGCACTGTGATGGATGTGATTCCGATTGCGGTCATCATCTTTGGTTTTCAGTTAGCAGTGCTGCGTAAGCCAGTCAATAACCTAGCCAAAGTACTCATTGGTTTCTTTTACGTCATTCTTGGTTTATCACTTTTTCTGATGGGCTTGGAGCTCGCGTTGTTCCCTCTAGGGGAAACGATGGCAATGCAACTCACTGAACCAAGCTTTTTGGCTGAGTTTAAGATCAGCTCTGGTCTTGCATTGACTTGGTTTGATTATTACTGGGTCTATCTTTTCGCGTTTTGCATTGGTTTCAGTACCACGATAGCCGAGCCTTCTTTGATCGCTGTGGCGATTAAGGCAAACCAAGTTTCCGGTGGCAGTATCAGCGTCAATGGATTGAGGATCGCCGTGGCATTAGGGGTTGCTATCGGTATCTCACTTGGCAGCTATCGTATCGTTGCGGGTGACCCGATCCATTACTACATCATTTTTGGTTATGTCATCGTGGTCATTCAAACCTTTTACGCCCCAAAACTCATTATTCCACTGGCCTATGACTCGGGCGGCGTAACCACGTCAACGGTGACAGTCCCTTTAGTAACGGCGCTCGGGCTTGGGCTCGCTTCAACCGTACCAGGACGAAACCCTGTCATTGATGGTTTTGGATTGATCGCTTTTGCCAGCTTATTTCCCATTATATCGGTGATGAGCTACGCCCAAATAACTCAATGGTTAAACCGTTTACACACCTCTAAGGAGAGCAAAGATGCGCTTTAAATTGATCTTAGCGTTTGTAGAAGAGAGCAAGACCGACACCGTGCTCGATGCCGCACGTGATGCGGGCGCAACCGGAGCAACGGTGATTAACAATGCCAGGGGGCAGGGGTTAAACCAAAAGCGCACCTTCTTTGGGTTAACGTTAGAGGTGCAAAAAGATGTATTGCTGTTTGTTGTCGAAGAGCATCTAGCAAGGCATATCCTAGAAAGGATCAGTGAAGTGGGTGAGTTCGACCAAGAGTCAGGACAAGGTATAGCAGTGCAGATCGACGTCGAAGATGCCGTCGGGGTAGCGCATCAAGTCGAAACATTAACTAAGGTTGTGGAGGATGAACTATGAATACCAATGACAAGATTCGTGTGAGTGACGTAATGGCCAATACCTATGTGATTATTGATGGGCTAACCACGGTGTTGGAAGCGATAGAGATGGCGAAGAAACACAAAGTAAAGGCCATCATTGTCGATAAACGCCACGCAGACGACGAGTACGGCATTGTATTGATGAATGACATTGCCAAGAAAGTACTGGCTAAGAACCGTTCTCCCAAGCGTACTAATGTTTATGAGATCATGACCAAGCCAGCGCTAAGCGTGTCTGCTGAGATGAACGTAAAGTATTGTGCTCGCCTGTTTGAGCGCTTTGGTATCAGTCGTGCGCCAGTAGTGCGTGACAACAAGATAGTCGGTATGGTTAGTTACAATAATATCGTGATCAACGGCATGGCGAGAGATGACGTGTAGCATTTAGATACGTACAATAGGCTCATAAATTTTATGGAGAAGTACGTGTGAAATTATTTTTTGCTTCAGACCTACACGGTTCGCTGCCCGCAACAGAAAAAGTATTAGAGCTATACCGAACGTCTGGTGCGCAATATTTAGTGTTATTGGGTGACATTCTGAATCATGGACCAAGAAACCCGATTCCAGAAGGATACAATCCGCCGGTGGTTGCAGAAAAGTTGAATGCGTTTTCTCAAGAGATTATTGCTGTTCGTGGCAACTGCGATAGCGAAGTGGATCAGATGCTGTTGTCTTTTCCTATGATGATGGATTATTCGTGGGTACTATTAGAATCAGGCCAACGTATCTTTCTAACCCATGGTCATTTATACAACACCAACAAACGTCCAGCGCTGAAAGCGGGTGATATTATTGCCCATGGCCATACCCATGTTCCAGTTGCAGAATATCAAGATGATATATTTATCTTTAACCCTAGTTCGGTGACATTCCCACGAGATGGCCACGCGGCGAGCTACGGTATATATGAAAATAATACGTTCAAAGTTATTAGTCTTGAAGGTGATGAGCTTGTGAGTGGCCAGCTATAAGCTCTCGTATTCAGTTTCATCAACATTTAATAGGGGGACGGAACTTGAATCTGTCACTGCTATAAAAAGGCTTATTTTGAGTCTACGTGGCCGAGGTCTCTGTCTGGAGCAATGATGTTTCGCACTCTTTGCTTCAGAATTTTAGCCTCTGGAAAACCTTCATCTGTTTTTCTTTCCCAAATCTGTACACCATTACAAAAGATTTCGAATCTGCCTCCGGTATCTGGATGCAAGCTTACTTGTTCAATTTCCTCACTGAAGGTATGAAGCAGCTCTTGGCATAACCAACTAGAACGAAGCATCCAATTGCACTGGCGACAGTAATATATGGATATGGAAGCCTTAGCAATTGATGTCGCTGTTTGAGTAGGTTCTGTTCTCATGGATGCTCCTCTAAACGCTATAATAGTAATTTCCTACTGGTATCATTGCTCCAATGACGAGATGGAGCACGGATAGCAAAAAAGGGGCGTCATGCCCCTTTTCCTATTGGTTAACCGTTTCATGGTATTAGCCATTGGAATGCAGTAAATAGCTTTCCAATCTTAGTTTGAAAACAATACGGTAGAACCATGATTTAAGCTAGTCAGTAACAGTGCCTTCGGGTTAACGATGTCAATGCGACGGCTTTGCTCAGCGTCCATCTTAATGACTTGAGTGATAAGCTCTAGTTGTTCTTCAGAAAAGTCTTGGCGCTGAGCAGAAGTCACATCTTTAAACTCTGTTGGTGAAACCAGTAAGTAGTTATCGTTAATATCCCACTGACCTGTTTCAGAGATGTTGATGACATTTGCAGGTGCCGTTTGAGTGCCGTACAGTCTAACCACAGACATTCTCAGGTACGTACCATTGGGTAGGTACTTTGCATTCGACGACAGTTCAACTTTACGAAGTGGGCCAATTGAATCAGCTTGTTTGTTATCGCTAATTAGAGTCACCATTTTCGATTGCCATTCATGCTGAGTAAGCAAGCGCTCTACTTTTGCATCGCTGCCCCAATGTAGCCAACCACTTAAAAACGCAGATAGAACCAGTAAAATAATTGATACTTTTAATTTCATGTTACTGACCACCGTTACAAATGTCGTTTACATCCGACTGGTTTGCGTAAATTCTTAGGGTTACATTTTCGCTTGAGTACTCTTGCGGGTGAATGTAGTTGAGAGCAAGGTTGTTGGTTTGTCCACCTGTTGCAATCACTTCAGTCGGCTTTAGCATACCAGTGTGATTAGTGTTGTAACGCAATACACACTTCTCTATCGCTGGCAGCCAACTACTGAGATCTGGGTGATTAATCGGTGATTGAACTTTTACACCATCCACTTCTGCCAATGTTTTGAACTTAGACTCTGCCGGGTTAGTAAACGTTAATACCAAAATTGGCATGATGAAAGCAGCAAGCAGTAACGAAAACGTTAACCACTTATCGGTGCGTTTTGCCGGAGTCGCAACAGGAGTTGTTGCTGGTTCTGCTTCAACCTTAGTTTCTTGAACGTTCGCAATCGGTTCAGGTTCAACCGTTTCAGTGCTCGCTTCTTCAGCCGCTGTCGGTGTTGCAAACGTTAGGATAGGTTCTACGTCATTTTCTGCAATTTCAGCCGCTACTGGCTGATCATTTGATGAAAATGGGGCAGAGCGCTCGACTGTCGCAATAAATTGGTAACCGCGCTTAGGCACTGTTTTTACGAATTCTGGAGACTTGGTCGAGTCTTTAAGCATCTTTCTCAGAGTCGATACTGCTTGCGTCAAGC
This region of Vibrio sp. BS-M-Sm-2 genomic DNA includes:
- a CDS encoding SDR family oxidoreductase is translated as MNKSILITGCSTGIGYTCAHALQKRGFHVIASCRDPQDVQRLQDEGLTCIQLDLSNQESIEHGAKLAIDLAPNGLYGLFNNGAYGQAGALEDLPTQGLREQFETNFFGWHHLVCQILPHMRERGEGRIVQNSSVLGFAAMKYRGAYNASKFAIEGWTDTLRLELHGSGIQISLLQPGPIETQFRTNALKAFNKWINISGSAHQDAYQQQKDRLKKESSNNAFVLPPESCIEPVFHALTADKPKLRYRVTTPTKVFAVLKRILPSRLLDPILRKAA
- a CDS encoding DUF1538 domain-containing protein, whose product is MISAQQFIDTFLGTVMDVIPIAVIIFGFQLAVLRKPVNNLAKVLIGFFYVILGLSLFLMGLELALFPLGETMAMQLTEPSFLAEFKISSGLALTWFDYYWVYLFAFCIGFSTTIAEPSLIAVAIKANQVSGGSISVNGLRIAVALGVAIGISLGSYRIVAGDPIHYYIIFGYVIVVIQTFYAPKLIIPLAYDSGGVTTSTVTVPLVTALGLGLASTVPGRNPVIDGFGLIAFASLFPIISVMSYAQITQWLNRLHTSKESKDAL
- a CDS encoding DUF1538 family protein — translated: MTAVLALFRSMLGSLRDLLPIVAVIAFFQLAVLQEPLPHLLSILTGLVLVVFGLTFFIFGLEMGLFPIGESMAQAFARKGSVFWLLTFAFCLGFGTTIAEPALTAVAAEAAEVAAEGGVIPNSLDEMEQYADGLRFTVALSVGIAILLGVLRILKGWPIQYMIIGGYIGVVALTAFAPENIIGIAYDSGGVTTSTITVPLVTALGVGLASAIKGRNPMTDGFGLIAFASLLPMMFVMVYGMVVT
- the yfcE gene encoding phosphodiesterase, translated to MKLFFASDLHGSLPATEKVLELYRTSGAQYLVLLGDILNHGPRNPIPEGYNPPVVAEKLNAFSQEIIAVRGNCDSEVDQMLLSFPMMMDYSWVLLESGQRIFLTHGHLYNTNKRPALKAGDIIAHGHTHVPVAEYQDDIFIFNPSSVTFPRDGHAASYGIYENNTFKVISLEGDELVSGQL
- a CDS encoding SelT/SelW/SelH family protein, which gives rise to MAKASISIYYCRQCNWMLRSSWLCQELLHTFSEEIEQVSLHPDTGGRFEIFCNGVQIWERKTDEGFPEAKILKQRVRNIIAPDRDLGHVDSK
- a CDS encoding P-II family nitrogen regulator, whose amino-acid sequence is MRFKLILAFVEESKTDTVLDAARDAGATGATVINNARGQGLNQKRTFFGLTLEVQKDVLLFVVEEHLARHILERISEVGEFDQESGQGIAVQIDVEDAVGVAHQVETLTKVVEDEL
- a CDS encoding CBS domain-containing protein, with the protein product MNTNDKIRVSDVMANTYVIIDGLTTVLEAIEMAKKHKVKAIIVDKRHADDEYGIVLMNDIAKKVLAKNRSPKRTNVYEIMTKPALSVSAEMNVKYCARLFERFGISRAPVVRDNKIVGMVSYNNIVINGMARDDV
- a CDS encoding regulatory protein ToxS, whose translation is MKLKVSIILLVLSAFLSGWLHWGSDAKVERLLTQHEWQSKMVTLISDNKQADSIGPLRKVELSSNAKYLPNGTYLRMSVVRLYGTQTAPANVINISETGQWDINDNYLLVSPTEFKDVTSAQRQDFSEEQLELITQVIKMDAEQSRRIDIVNPKALLLTSLNHGSTVLFSN
- a CDS encoding TIGR01777 family oxidoreductase gives rise to the protein MKILLTGGTGFIGSELVKSWNTDDVTLLTRSPENAKQNLNHLNQNNLHYIQSLDEISDLNDFEVVVNLAGEPIADKRWSTEQKERICNSRWHITEKLVELIHASSNPPQAFISGSAVGYYGDQQQHPFDESLQVEDESFPHKVCAHWEEIAKRAQSDNTRVILLRTGIVLGENGGALKKMLMPYKLGVGGPLGSGEQYMPWIHMLDMVRAINHLLSIPHAQGEFNMCAPHPVTNKLFSSTLAKQLGRPHFLFTPKWAMSLLMGESSCLLFDSIRSKPKKLTEMGFIFSYSRIEPALKNLLQHQD
- a CDS encoding transcriptional regulator; this translates as MSNIGTKFILAQRFVFDPNSNSLVDQLSDGEVVRLGSNESRILLMLSERPNEVITRNELHEYVWRDQGFEVDDSSLTQAVSTLRKMLKDSTKSPEFVKTVPKRGYQFIATVERSAPFSSNDQPVAAEIAENDVEPILTFATPTAAEEASTETVEPEPIANVQETKVEAEPATTPVATPAKRTDKWLTFSLLLAAFIMPILVLTFTNPAESKFKTLAEVDGVKVQSPINHPDLSSWLPAIEKCVLRYNTNHTGMLKPTEVIATGGQTNNLALNYIHPQEYSSENVTLRIYANQSDVNDICNGGQ